In a genomic window of Salminus brasiliensis chromosome 12, fSalBra1.hap2, whole genome shotgun sequence:
- the rnf44 gene encoding RING finger protein 44 isoform X1, whose product MRPWEIAVNRRPPTAPLNQRRFLGEPCNTPVHLRRSPPVRRQWGQRDRPVLHGSLRQDETFHHPVFSQQQQQQQQQQQHVPLEESRQYSHPSAPPRMLHPATHPPQQSSIMVDLHEQMHQGSVPISYTVTTVTTHGFPIHTGQPIPACNAQQLPACSVMFSGQLSLLCCLPPPLIQACTMQHLPVSYQAFPPLISSEHFILHPSPPVPTHQPPHLAPLSQFVPLQPQHPRMPLQRVENEVDLRGDQHPLGTFSYPPAHHPPAAMPPSVPLQYLPQEPLHQELPFGVPYAHVLPRRGSGQRYRLQQPLPPPPPPPPYYPGFLPYFLSMLPVPPTAVGPAISLDLDVDDVEMENYEALLNLAERLGEAKPRGLTKADIEQLPSYRFNSENHQSEQTLCVVCFSDFESRQLLRVLPCNHEFHAKCVDKWLKTNRTCPICRADASEVHRDVE is encoded by the exons ATGCGACCATGGGAAATAGCTGTGAATAGGCGGCCGCCAACAGCCCCCTTAAACCAGAGGAGGTTCCTCGGGGAGCCCTGCAACACGCCTGTGCACCTCAGGAGAAG TCCTCCAGTGCGACGGCAGTGGGGGCAACGAGACAGACCCGTTTTGCACGGCTCCCTGCGGCAGGATGAGACCTTTCACCATCCTGTGTTctcgcagcagcagcagcagcagcagcaacagcagcagcacgtTCCTCTAGAGGAGTCCAGGCAGTACAGCCACCCCAGCGCGCCTCCACGCATGCTCCATCCAGCCACGCACCCGCCTCAGCAAAGCTCCATCATGGTGGACCTTCATGAACAG ATGCATCAAGGATCAGTTCCAATCTCTTACACAGTTACCACGGTGACGACCCACGGTTTTCCCATCCACACGGGGCAACCGATCCCAGCGTGCAACGCCCAGCAGCTCCCAGCATGCTCGGTAATGTTCAGCGGACagctctctctgctctgctgcCTTCCTCCTCCT CTAATTCAGGCATGCACCATGCAGCACCTGCCAGTGTCTTACCAGGCCTTTCCGCCGCTGATCTCCAGCGAGCACTTCATCCTGCACCCCAGTCCTCCAGTGCCGACTCACCAGCCCCCTCACCTGGCCCCGCTGAGCCAGTTCGTCCCCTTGCAGCCACAGCACCCACGCATG CCTCTGCAGAGAGTGGAGAATGAAGTGGACCTGAGAGGAGACCAGCATCCTTTGGGAACATTCTCTTACCCTCCTGCCCATCACCCACCAGCAGCCATGCCTCCCTCTGTGCCCCTCCAGTACCTTCCCCAGGAACCTCTCCACCAAGAACTGCCCTTTGGAGTG CCATATGCACATGTGCTGCCCAGGCGTGGGAGTGGCCAGAGATACCGGTTACAGCAGCCTCTTCcgccaccacccccacctccaccttacTACCCTGGCTTTCTACCTTACTTCCT CTCGATGCTTCCAGTGCCTCCGACTGCTGTGGGCCCCGCCATCAGCCTGGATCTGGACGTGGATGACGTGGAGATGGAAAATTACGAG GCGTTACTGAACCTCGCTGAGAGGCTCGGGGAGGCTAAACCTCGAGGACTGACGAAAGCTGACATCGAACAGCTTCCATCCTACAGGTTCAATTCAGAAAACCACCAGTCTGAACAAACTCT ATGTGTTGTGTGCTTTAGTGATTTTGAGTCAAGGCAGCTACTTCGAGTATTACCCTGTAATCACGAGTTTCATGCAAAGTGTGTGGACAAGTGGTTAAAG acCAATCGCACTTGTCCGATCTGCCGCGCGGACGCGTCTGAAGTTCACCGGGACGTAGAGTGA
- the rnf44 gene encoding RING finger protein 44 isoform X2, protein MRPWEIAVNRRPPTAPLNQRRFLGEPCNTPVHLRRSPPVRRQWGQRDRPVLHGSLRQDETFHHPVFSQQQQQQQQQQQHVPLEESRQYSHPSAPPRMLHPATHPPQQSSIMVDLHEQMHQGSVPISYTVTTVTTHGFPIHTGQPIPACNAQQLPACSLIQACTMQHLPVSYQAFPPLISSEHFILHPSPPVPTHQPPHLAPLSQFVPLQPQHPRMPLQRVENEVDLRGDQHPLGTFSYPPAHHPPAAMPPSVPLQYLPQEPLHQELPFGVPYAHVLPRRGSGQRYRLQQPLPPPPPPPPYYPGFLPYFLSMLPVPPTAVGPAISLDLDVDDVEMENYEALLNLAERLGEAKPRGLTKADIEQLPSYRFNSENHQSEQTLCVVCFSDFESRQLLRVLPCNHEFHAKCVDKWLKTNRTCPICRADASEVHRDVE, encoded by the exons ATGCGACCATGGGAAATAGCTGTGAATAGGCGGCCGCCAACAGCCCCCTTAAACCAGAGGAGGTTCCTCGGGGAGCCCTGCAACACGCCTGTGCACCTCAGGAGAAG TCCTCCAGTGCGACGGCAGTGGGGGCAACGAGACAGACCCGTTTTGCACGGCTCCCTGCGGCAGGATGAGACCTTTCACCATCCTGTGTTctcgcagcagcagcagcagcagcagcaacagcagcagcacgtTCCTCTAGAGGAGTCCAGGCAGTACAGCCACCCCAGCGCGCCTCCACGCATGCTCCATCCAGCCACGCACCCGCCTCAGCAAAGCTCCATCATGGTGGACCTTCATGAACAG ATGCATCAAGGATCAGTTCCAATCTCTTACACAGTTACCACGGTGACGACCCACGGTTTTCCCATCCACACGGGGCAACCGATCCCAGCGTGCAACGCCCAGCAGCTCCCAGCATGCTCG CTAATTCAGGCATGCACCATGCAGCACCTGCCAGTGTCTTACCAGGCCTTTCCGCCGCTGATCTCCAGCGAGCACTTCATCCTGCACCCCAGTCCTCCAGTGCCGACTCACCAGCCCCCTCACCTGGCCCCGCTGAGCCAGTTCGTCCCCTTGCAGCCACAGCACCCACGCATG CCTCTGCAGAGAGTGGAGAATGAAGTGGACCTGAGAGGAGACCAGCATCCTTTGGGAACATTCTCTTACCCTCCTGCCCATCACCCACCAGCAGCCATGCCTCCCTCTGTGCCCCTCCAGTACCTTCCCCAGGAACCTCTCCACCAAGAACTGCCCTTTGGAGTG CCATATGCACATGTGCTGCCCAGGCGTGGGAGTGGCCAGAGATACCGGTTACAGCAGCCTCTTCcgccaccacccccacctccaccttacTACCCTGGCTTTCTACCTTACTTCCT CTCGATGCTTCCAGTGCCTCCGACTGCTGTGGGCCCCGCCATCAGCCTGGATCTGGACGTGGATGACGTGGAGATGGAAAATTACGAG GCGTTACTGAACCTCGCTGAGAGGCTCGGGGAGGCTAAACCTCGAGGACTGACGAAAGCTGACATCGAACAGCTTCCATCCTACAGGTTCAATTCAGAAAACCACCAGTCTGAACAAACTCT ATGTGTTGTGTGCTTTAGTGATTTTGAGTCAAGGCAGCTACTTCGAGTATTACCCTGTAATCACGAGTTTCATGCAAAGTGTGTGGACAAGTGGTTAAAG acCAATCGCACTTGTCCGATCTGCCGCGCGGACGCGTCTGAAGTTCACCGGGACGTAGAGTGA
- the rnf44 gene encoding RING finger protein 44 isoform X3: protein MRPWEIAVNRRPPTAPLNQRRFLGEPCNTPVHLRRSPPVRRQWGQRDRPVLHGSLRQDETFHHPVFSQQQQQQQQQQQHVPLEESRQYSHPSAPPRMLHPATHPPQQSSIMVDLHEQMHQGSVPISYTVTTVTTHGFPIHTGQPIPACNAQQLPACSVMFSGQLSLLCCLPPPLIQACTMQHLPVSYQAFPPLISSEHFILHPSPPVPTHQPPHLAPLSQFVPLQPQHPRMPYAHVLPRRGSGQRYRLQQPLPPPPPPPPYYPGFLPYFLSMLPVPPTAVGPAISLDLDVDDVEMENYEALLNLAERLGEAKPRGLTKADIEQLPSYRFNSENHQSEQTLCVVCFSDFESRQLLRVLPCNHEFHAKCVDKWLKTNRTCPICRADASEVHRDVE, encoded by the exons ATGCGACCATGGGAAATAGCTGTGAATAGGCGGCCGCCAACAGCCCCCTTAAACCAGAGGAGGTTCCTCGGGGAGCCCTGCAACACGCCTGTGCACCTCAGGAGAAG TCCTCCAGTGCGACGGCAGTGGGGGCAACGAGACAGACCCGTTTTGCACGGCTCCCTGCGGCAGGATGAGACCTTTCACCATCCTGTGTTctcgcagcagcagcagcagcagcagcaacagcagcagcacgtTCCTCTAGAGGAGTCCAGGCAGTACAGCCACCCCAGCGCGCCTCCACGCATGCTCCATCCAGCCACGCACCCGCCTCAGCAAAGCTCCATCATGGTGGACCTTCATGAACAG ATGCATCAAGGATCAGTTCCAATCTCTTACACAGTTACCACGGTGACGACCCACGGTTTTCCCATCCACACGGGGCAACCGATCCCAGCGTGCAACGCCCAGCAGCTCCCAGCATGCTCGGTAATGTTCAGCGGACagctctctctgctctgctgcCTTCCTCCTCCT CTAATTCAGGCATGCACCATGCAGCACCTGCCAGTGTCTTACCAGGCCTTTCCGCCGCTGATCTCCAGCGAGCACTTCATCCTGCACCCCAGTCCTCCAGTGCCGACTCACCAGCCCCCTCACCTGGCCCCGCTGAGCCAGTTCGTCCCCTTGCAGCCACAGCACCCACGCATG CCATATGCACATGTGCTGCCCAGGCGTGGGAGTGGCCAGAGATACCGGTTACAGCAGCCTCTTCcgccaccacccccacctccaccttacTACCCTGGCTTTCTACCTTACTTCCT CTCGATGCTTCCAGTGCCTCCGACTGCTGTGGGCCCCGCCATCAGCCTGGATCTGGACGTGGATGACGTGGAGATGGAAAATTACGAG GCGTTACTGAACCTCGCTGAGAGGCTCGGGGAGGCTAAACCTCGAGGACTGACGAAAGCTGACATCGAACAGCTTCCATCCTACAGGTTCAATTCAGAAAACCACCAGTCTGAACAAACTCT ATGTGTTGTGTGCTTTAGTGATTTTGAGTCAAGGCAGCTACTTCGAGTATTACCCTGTAATCACGAGTTTCATGCAAAGTGTGTGGACAAGTGGTTAAAG acCAATCGCACTTGTCCGATCTGCCGCGCGGACGCGTCTGAAGTTCACCGGGACGTAGAGTGA